One stretch of Eupeodes corollae chromosome 2, idEupCoro1.1, whole genome shotgun sequence DNA includes these proteins:
- the LOC129945445 gene encoding ceramide synthase 6, translating into MDIVRIIGDTFWSTNIWLPPNVTWEDIAPGSRPDVNHADYRHLIWPLPLALIVMAIRYTLERFWIAPIGKSLGIRSSRPKKASPNPILQEAYEKSSRLGHKTVLSLMKQTDLTERQIQRWWRLRRAQDKPSTLVKFCENTWRCLYYTYSFIFGLIVLWDKPWFWDIKNCWYGYPHQSIESDIWWYYMISMSFYWSLTATQFIDVKRKDFWQMFIHHMVTLLLMALSWVCNLHRVGSLVLVVHDCADIFLEAAKLTKYANFQKTCDCIFAVFTVVWIVSRLGFYPRIIYSSSIEAPSILPMFPAYYIFNGLLILLLLLHIVWTYMIVKIAIESIKKGLMAGDIRSSSSEISDSSESAKLLMQANGKLTEKTANSTSLPATASEIADHLHTTN; encoded by the exons atggatatAGTACGAATAATTGGGGACACATTCTGGTCAACAAATATATGGCTTCCGCCGAACGTAACGTGGGAGGACATAGCACCGGGATCCCGTCCAGATGTTAATCACGCCGACTACAGGCATCTGATATGGCCGCTTCCATTAGCCTTAATTGTAATGGCAATACGCTACACCCTAGAAAG ATTTTGGATAGCTCCAATAGGAAAATCTCTTGGTATCAGGAGTTCGAGACCAAAAAAGGCATCACCAAATCCAATCTTACAAGAAGCGTATGAAAAATCAAGTCGGCTGGGACACAAAACC GTTCTTAGTTTAATGAAACAAACAGATTTAACTGAAAGACAAATCCAAAGATGGTGGCGTCTTAGAAGAGCACAAGATAAACCATCGACGTTGgtgaaattttgtgaaaatactTGGCGTTGTCTTTATTATACGTACAGTTTTATATTTGGATTAATAGTATTATGGGATAAACCTTGGTTTTGGGATATTAAAAATTGCTGGTATGGCTACCCACATCAg tCAATTGAAAGTGATATTTGGTGGTATTATATGATCTCTATGTCATTTTATTGGTCTCTAACTGCAACTCAATTTATTGATGTTAAAAGAAAAGACTTTTGGCAAATGTTTATCCATCATATGGTAACGTTATTGCTGATGGCCTTGAGTTGGGTTTGTAATTTGCATCGAGTTGGATCTTTGGTTCTTGTGGTGCATGATTGTGCTGATATATTCCTAGAG GCAGCTAAATTGACAAAATACGCTAATTTCCAAAAGACTTGTGATTGTATATTTGCTGTCTTTACCGTGGTTTGGATTGTATCCCGACTGGGATTCTACCCCCGGATTATCTACAG TTCATCTATTGAGGCACCATCCATCCTGCCAATGTTCCCCGCGTACTATATTTTCAATGGACTGCTTATACTTCTCCTGCTTTTGCATATAGTGTGGACATATATGATTGTTAAAATTGCAATTGAATCGATCAAAAAAGGACTT ATGGCTGGTGACATAAGATCTAGCAGCAGTGAGATATCAGATAGTTCAGAAAGTGCGAAGCTCCTGATGCAAGCAAATGGCAAGCTCACCGAAAAGACTGCGAATTCAACAAGCTTACCCGCAACAGCAAGCGAAATAGCAGACCACCTTCACACCACAAATTGA